In Exiguobacterium acetylicum, the genomic stretch TATGAATTAAAACAAGTCGAACAGTCTGTGTTTGCTCCGATTGGCTAATAAGTAGTAAAAGATAGAGGTTAATCAACAACTATTTGACGAACAGAAGGTCGTTTTCCGAATGAAAAATCGGAAAGCGACCTTTTTTGTTAAATGGGAGAAGAAGCAGATTCATCCTCGACTCCTACAGGAAAAGAAAGCAACAAAGTAGCTTTCGTCAGGGATAGATAAGCCTGTGGAAAGCGAGGATGATATAAGAAGATGGTTTCTTACATCACACTACTTCTTCATGAAATAAGAAAGAGTCAAAAAGACATGACAGTCTACCTCTGAAATGGTAAAGTCTAGAAAAAACGCGGAGGGATTTCATGCGCATTACACAATCATCTATCGTCGTCGATCAGACGAACGTTTCATATGATCATTTTCAAATGAGATCCAAACAGGTCTGCTTCTTGATTTCGGGAGCATCGTACCTATACGATCATCCTTACTTTTACTACAGTCGAATGGCATTACTAGCACGAGGCATCGATGTCATCTGTATTCACTATGTGACAGAAGAGCTCTTTTCGATGACAGACGCAGAATCGAATATGTGCATGACGCGCCGGGTCGACGCCGTCGTCTCAGAAGTGCTTGCGACGAATTCGTATGAAAACGTTCAGTTCATTGCGAAGTCGTTAGGAACGATTCCGTTAGCGGCATTGCTTGCTAAGCCGAATCTACAGACAGCACGCTTCGTCTTCTTAACACCCGTTCTTGAAACCGAAGTGGTCGAACAAATCGCCAATTCGTCACAAACTGGACTCCTTGTCATCGGAACAGCCGATAAGTTTTATGATGAAGCGGCACTTGAAACGTGTCGCACCTCACAACTGACGATTGATGTCATCGAAGGAGCGAATCATTCCCTAGATCAAGGATTCGAGGTCGATCCATCGCTTGCGATCCTCGGACACGTCGTTCGTCAAATCGAAGCCAATTTGTTCGAACCACTACCTAAGTAACAAAAAATCCGTCCAGCAGAGCGCCTGCTGGACGGATTTTTTAGTATGGACGAAGTAAGGCACGGACGGGACTACCGTCGCCATCGACGAGCGGGAGTGGGACGGCGTTGAGGTGGTAATCACCAGGCGTGATCGCATCGAGAACGAGTCCTTCAAGGATATGGACTCCATGCTGCGCCAGTACGTGATGGGCTGCCATTTCCTTGCTATCGATCGCATCGACGCTTGGTAAGTCGAGACCAATCAGCGAAATCCCGAGTTCTCCGAGACGCTCAGCAAGACTTGGCGTCAAGACGGGAATCGTTTCTGGGAAAGTTGATTTGTCCATCCAACCATCCGTTTTGATGATCAAGCGCTGGACATCATTTAGCTCAAAGCCGTCTAAATCAGCGGCTGTGATTTCTGTACGACCTGGTAAGTAAATGACGCGCGCATGTCCGATGTAGAGATCCGGATCAAGATCGATGATTTTTTGTCCGGCATCGTCAAAATGAAACGGCGCGTCGACATGAGTGCCAGTATGCAGACTCATCGTTACCTTTCCGACGTTGACGGAACCGGTGTCTGCCTTATTCCATGTCAATGTCGCTTCAAACGGTGTATCTCCCGGCCACGTCGTGACGTGGCGATCAAGTGGTTGTGAAACATCAATCCATCGTGTCATCGCTTCATCCTCCTCATAATGTCGTGCGGACTGACCACAGTTCCGGGAAGAATCGGTGGTCGAGCACACGTCGTAGATAACTGACGCCAGAAGAACCGCCCGTTCCTGGCTTTTGTCCGATGATCCGTTCGACGGTACTCATATGGTTAAAGCGCCACATCTGCTGTTGGCTCCCGATATCAAGTAGTTTTTCACCGAGCTCATACAGATCCCAGTATTGTTCGACATCCCGATAGACGCTTGCCCAAGCCGCCTCGACACTTGCATTCGGCGTCCAGTCTTGCGTGACATCACGCTCAAGGACGGATTGGTCGATCGGTAGCCCATGGCGCGCCATCGCCCGGATCGTTTCGTCGTAGATGCTTGGTGTCTTCAAGTCTTCGAGCATCATCGGATAGAGTGTTTCGTCATGCGCATACACTTTTAGCATCTGCTCATTCTTAAAACCGAGCGCGAATTCGATTTGACGGTTTTGATACGATTGGAAACCGGACGAGTGCCCAAGCGCATCACGGAATTCCAGATATTCGGCAGGGGTCAAGGTCGACAAGACATTCCACGACTGAATCAACTGGTGCTGAATCTTTGAGATACGTGCGAGCATCTTAAACGATGATTCGAGATCATCGTTTGCGACCGCTTGCGTCGCTGCTCGCATCTCATGCAGGATCAGCTTCATCCAGAGTTCGCTCGTTTGATGAATGATGATGAACAGCATCTCGTCATGATGCCCCGATAAGCGATGTTGACTCGTAAGCAATGGATCTAGTTGCAAATAATCCCCGTAGGACATATCTTTTTTAAAATCCGTTTGAATCGATGCTTCAATAGACGTAGGATCTGTCTTTGTCATTCCCATTCATCCCCTTTATCATATTAATTCAGTTTTCGTTTTTCAGCGGTCTGTGGTTGTTCCGGATGCGCCCGTTTCCAGAAGAAATAGGCGATCGATAAGAACACTAACCACGGTACACCAAACTTCAAGACGATTTGGAAATCCGTGAACCATGTCGTTAGGACGAGTGCGAATAACAACAATGCACCGAGGGCAGTCAGATACGGATAGCCCATCATCCGAACCGGTAACGTCCGTCCACCTTCACGTTCCCAGGCTTTACGGAAGTACAGATGGGAGATGAAAATCATGAACCATGTGAAAATCGCCCCGAACATCGAAATCCCCATCATGAATGGATAAGAGACGCTCGATTGACTGCTGATGATCGCTGCGAGAAAAATGCCGAGTGTCGATAAGGCGAGTGCGAAGAGCGGTACACCTTTTCGATTCAAGCGTCCAAATACTTTTGGCGCATACGTTGCCTTCGATAACGAATACATCATCCGTGTCGAAGCATAGAGCTGACTGTTCATCGCAGACAATGCTGCCGTCAGGATGATGAAGTTCATGATGCCGCCTGCATATGGAATCGATAGCATCTCCATTACTTTAACGAACGGACTTTGATCGACACCGCCCGCTTGTTGCCAAGGGACAATCATCAACATCAAAGCAATCGTGACGACATAAAACGTCGAGAGACGGAAGACCGTCGCTTTTAATGCTTTCGGTACGGCGACGTCCGGGTCCTTCGCTTCACCGGCAGTGACAGCAATCAATTCCGTGCCGAGGAAGCTGAACAGAGAGATGAAGATCGCGATCCAGAGACCTGAGAAGCCGAACGGCATGAAACCACCGTCGTTCGTGAAGTTTTGTGGACCAATCTCAGGACTTGGACTACCAATGACCAAGTAGGCACCGAGCAGGATGAATAGCAAGATGGCACTGATTTTAATGACTGAGAACCAGTATTCGAAGGTCGCGAACGTATTGACTGTCGTGGCATTGATGTAAATCAACGCGGCAGCGAATACGAGAATCCAGACGACCCCGGGAACATCGGGGAACCAGTATTTCATATAGATGGCGATCGCACTGACTTCGACGCCGATCGCAAGAACATTTGCGATCCAGTATGAATAGCGGACGAGAAAACCCGCATATGGACTAATGTATCGTTCGGCAATCGTACCGAACGAGCCAGATGTCGGATGGGCAACCGTCATTTCAGCGAGACAGCCCATTAAAAGTAGGACGATGAAGGCACCGACTGCGTAACTGATCAGAACACTCGGTCCGGCAAGTCCGATCGCAAGCCCACTTCCGAGGAAAAGACCGGTTCCGATCGCACAGCCCATCGCAATCATCGTGAGTTGGCGTGTCTTGAGTTCACGCCGTAGTTCAGTAGGTTGTTCCATGGTGTACTCCTTAAGCAACGACTTCGCGTTCATTCGCGAAACGTTCGTATTCTTTATCTTTCATGATTCGTTTGAGTGTCGCGACGACGTCATAGACATCGGTAAACGTATTGTAGAGCGCGACGGGTGCTAGACGGACGATGTTTGGCGCCCGGAAATCAGGGATAATCCGATTTTCCTTGAGTGCTTTACAAATCCGTGCTGCTTCCGGATGCTCGAGGCTGAGATGCGCCCCGCGGCGTTTATCGTCGATCGGATTTCCGATGACGAAACCGTACGGTGTGAGTTCCTGCTCGACGAGTTCCATCATGTACTGCGTCAACGCGAGTGATTTTGTCCGAACGGCTTCGATACCGACTTCGTCAAACATCTCTAATGCACCGATTTGTGGAGCAAGACTTAAGACGTGTGGTGTCCCGATCTGGAAGGCACCGGCATGCGCCGCCGGTGTCATCGTATGATCCATATCGAACTGCTTATCCTTGCGCGAACCAAACCAGCCCGTCAGACCAGGCAACGTTCCGAAATGACGTTCGTGAACGAATAATCCACCAACCGTTCCAGGACCACCGTTCAAGTGTTTGTAATTACACCAGTAGGCAAAGTCGACGCCCCAGTCATGGAACGCGTGGGGAACGGCTCCGACGGAATGACAACCATCAAAACCAATCAGGATGCCACGGTCGTGTGCCGCCTTCGTCAAACGCTCCATGTCGAGAATTTGTCCGCTTCGGTAAAGCACGGCCGGTAAGACGATCAACGCAATATCGTCTGTCATCGCATCAATGATATCGTCTTCTTCTAAAAAGCGACCGTCCCGACTCGGAACTTGGACGAGGTGTGTCTCCGGATCCAGTCCACGTAAGCGAAGTTGACTTTGGAGGGCATAGATGTCTGACGGGAACGTCAGCGCGTCCGCTAAAATCTTGTCTCGTCTCTCTGTTGGTTGGAAGAATGTCGCGACGAGTTGATGGAGATTGACGGTCGTCGAACCAGTGACCATGACTTCTTCTGCTTGTGCGCCGATGAGCGGAGCGTTGAGAGCAGCGAGACGTTCCGATAATTCGAACCAAGGATGACGTCCTTTCATCCAGCCATCGATCCCGAGTTCTTTCCAGTCTGATAGCGACTCGAGCAACGTCTTCTCGGCACGCTTCGACAATAAGCCGAGCGAGTTTCCGTCCATATAGATACTACCCGGTTGCAGATAAAACTCATCACGATAGGCGGCGAGTGCATCTTGCTCGTCCCGAGCAGCAGCGTCGCTCCGTTTTGCTTGCAGTGTCATACGTCATCCTCCTCAAATGAATGCTCAATCAATTTTGACAAAAGCGTAGCAAACAAATTGACATTGTGTCAATATTATCGAATAGAGAAAACAAAAGGAGTGAAGGACATGTCATCTTCTCAACCAGAAAAAATCGATAAACGTCATCTGCGCACGGTGCGGACACGCGAAAAACTGTTGAGTGCGGCACGTGACGTCTTCTTAGAACAAGGGTTTCAAACGGCAACGATTTCACAAGTAATCAAACAAGCTGGCGTCGGCTACGGAACAGCCTATGTCCATTTCGAAGGGAAAGATGAGCTGCTCGTCGTCCTGATGGAAGATGTCATGAGCCGCTTCCACGCGATCGCGGAACGAACATTCGAACCGACGACGCCGCTAGAGGCAAAGGAACGCATCGTGACGCAAGCGACGGATTTCTTACGTCTCGCGGAAGAAGAACGAGCGATACTACGGATTGTCGAACAAGCAATCGGCGTGTCTTACATCGTCCGTGCGAAATGGAAAGCGATTCGGGAACGGTTCATTGATCGGATCAGTCAGGATATCCAGTATGCGCAGGAGACAGGACTTGCGCGGCAGGATGTCGACTCGAAACTCGTCGCCCGTGGTTGGTTCTTTGCGAATGAGATGTATTTATTCGAAGTCGTCCGCGAAGAGGCGACAGCGACGATCGAAGAGATTGCGCACGTCTTAGCGACGATTTATACGCAAGGACTCTACCGGATCGAGGATTGATGAACGGACGGGAAGGGAACGTTTCGAAGTAGAAGGGAGCGTGACCGGGATGGCGTTTGATTACGACCTCGATTTCAAGACGACGGATTTTCGTAAGGAGCCGGAAAAGTACCGGGTTGGACGCGGGGAGCAAGGGGTCTTACTCGTCGAACCTTACAAAAGTGAGATTTTGCCGCATTGGCGTTTCAAGACGCCGGACATTGCGAAGGAATCGTCTGAGAAAATTTATGAGATGTATTTAGCTTATAAAGAAGACGGGGACTTCGTCGGCATGGATATGGCACGGAAGTTCATTCAGATGGGACATACGCGCGCACGACGTTACGCGAACTATAAGGGTGGGCGTAAATATAAAGATAAAGAGACCAAAGAACTGCACACGCGCGAGATCGACGAAGAAAAAGCAAAATCTGCGGCCATCTTCCAAGAAAAATGGGATTTGATCCGGGCAGATGAAGAATATCTTGAACTTAAACGTGCGCATCAAAAGCAGTACGGATAAATCATTTCAAAATAAAGGGAATCAATTCAAATCATGCGATACTGAAAAGAAAACGGGAGGTATCGGTATGAACCGTTGGTGGGTTCCACTGTATCCGATTGGTCTGTTTTTACTGGTCGATCACTTTTTCTATAATATTTCAGTGACATGGCTTATCGTGCTCGGTGTCGTGAGCATCCTGTTGAGTGTCCGTCCGAAGCGACCATCCTTTTCTTCGTATCGTCCGTTAATGATTGGAACACTTTTAATCGGCTGCGGTCTGATGCCGTGGTTGACGCTAGATTTTACAGGAATCGTCTTCGTTTTC encodes the following:
- a CDS encoding cyclase — protein: MRITQSSIVVDQTNVSYDHFQMRSKQVCFLISGASYLYDHPYFYYSRMALLARGIDVICIHYVTEELFSMTDAESNMCMTRRVDAVVSEVLATNSYENVQFIAKSLGTIPLAALLAKPNLQTARFVFLTPVLETEVVEQIANSSQTGLLVIGTADKFYDEAALETCRTSQLTIDVIEGANHSLDQGFEVDPSLAILGHVVRQIEANLFEPLPK
- the kynB gene encoding arylformamidase, whose protein sequence is MTRWIDVSQPLDRHVTTWPGDTPFEATLTWNKADTGSVNVGKVTMSLHTGTHVDAPFHFDDAGQKIIDLDPDLYIGHARVIYLPGRTEITAADLDGFELNDVQRLIIKTDGWMDKSTFPETIPVLTPSLAERLGELGISLIGLDLPSVDAIDSKEMAAHHVLAQHGVHILEGLVLDAITPGDYHLNAVPLPLVDGDGSPVRALLRPY
- the kynA gene encoding tryptophan 2,3-dioxygenase → MTKTDPTSIEASIQTDFKKDMSYGDYLQLDPLLTSQHRLSGHHDEMLFIIIHQTSELWMKLILHEMRAATQAVANDDLESSFKMLARISKIQHQLIQSWNVLSTLTPAEYLEFRDALGHSSGFQSYQNRQIEFALGFKNEQMLKVYAHDETLYPMMLEDLKTPSIYDETIRAMARHGLPIDQSVLERDVTQDWTPNASVEAAWASVYRDVEQYWDLYELGEKLLDIGSQQQMWRFNHMSTVERIIGQKPGTGGSSGVSYLRRVLDHRFFPELWSVRTTL
- a CDS encoding amino acid permease is translated as MEQPTELRRELKTRQLTMIAMGCAIGTGLFLGSGLAIGLAGPSVLISYAVGAFIVLLLMGCLAEMTVAHPTSGSFGTIAERYISPYAGFLVRYSYWIANVLAIGVEVSAIAIYMKYWFPDVPGVVWILVFAAALIYINATTVNTFATFEYWFSVIKISAILLFILLGAYLVIGSPSPEIGPQNFTNDGGFMPFGFSGLWIAIFISLFSFLGTELIAVTAGEAKDPDVAVPKALKATVFRLSTFYVVTIALMLMIVPWQQAGGVDQSPFVKVMEMLSIPYAGGIMNFIILTAALSAMNSQLYASTRMMYSLSKATYAPKVFGRLNRKGVPLFALALSTLGIFLAAIISSQSSVSYPFMMGISMFGAIFTWFMIFISHLYFRKAWEREGGRTLPVRMMGYPYLTALGALLLFALVLTTWFTDFQIVLKFGVPWLVFLSIAYFFWKRAHPEQPQTAEKRKLN
- the kynU gene encoding kynureninase; translation: MTLQAKRSDAAARDEQDALAAYRDEFYLQPGSIYMDGNSLGLLSKRAEKTLLESLSDWKELGIDGWMKGRHPWFELSERLAALNAPLIGAQAEEVMVTGSTTVNLHQLVATFFQPTERRDKILADALTFPSDIYALQSQLRLRGLDPETHLVQVPSRDGRFLEEDDIIDAMTDDIALIVLPAVLYRSGQILDMERLTKAAHDRGILIGFDGCHSVGAVPHAFHDWGVDFAYWCNYKHLNGGPGTVGGLFVHERHFGTLPGLTGWFGSRKDKQFDMDHTMTPAAHAGAFQIGTPHVLSLAPQIGALEMFDEVGIEAVRTKSLALTQYMMELVEQELTPYGFVIGNPIDDKRRGAHLSLEHPEAARICKALKENRIIPDFRAPNIVRLAPVALYNTFTDVYDVVATLKRIMKDKEYERFANEREVVA
- a CDS encoding TetR/AcrR family transcriptional regulator → MSSSQPEKIDKRHLRTVRTREKLLSAARDVFLEQGFQTATISQVIKQAGVGYGTAYVHFEGKDELLVVLMEDVMSRFHAIAERTFEPTTPLEAKERIVTQATDFLRLAEEERAILRIVEQAIGVSYIVRAKWKAIRERFIDRISQDIQYAQETGLARQDVDSKLVARGWFFANEMYLFEVVREEATATIEEIAHVLATIYTQGLYRIED
- a CDS encoding DUF4385 domain-containing protein, translating into MAFDYDLDFKTTDFRKEPEKYRVGRGEQGVLLVEPYKSEILPHWRFKTPDIAKESSEKIYEMYLAYKEDGDFVGMDMARKFIQMGHTRARRYANYKGGRKYKDKETKELHTREIDEEKAKSAAIFQEKWDLIRADEEYLELKRAHQKQYG